The Amycolatopsis methanolica 239 nucleotide sequence CGGGCTGTCCCTGCAGGCGAACGGCGCACCGCCACCGCAGCTCTGGAATCCAGGGGTTCCCGCACAGCCACTGCGCCCCAGGAATCCACCGGAACGTCCAGAACCAGCGGACCGCGAGAAGGGCGCGGCCCCACCGGAGCCACCGGCAGGCCGTCTGAAGCCGGCGCACCGTCTGGAGCCAGCGGCGCACGTGGAACCGACCAGGCATCCCGAACCGGCAGCCCATTGGAAACTGGAATGGCGTCCGAAGCCGCCAGCGCGCTTGAGGCCGGCCAGCCGTCCGGAGCCGCCGGCCCGCTTGAAGCCGCCCAGCCGTCCCGAACCCGCGGCCCGCTTGAAGCCAGTCGGGCGTCTGGAAGCGGTGGCCCGCTTGGATTCGGCGGGGCGCCGGGGGGCGCCGGTCTGGATCCGGCGCGCATCCCCGGCGCCCTGCACGCCGCCGAGCACGCGGCGATCGGCCTGCTACCGCTGTTCGCTACGTGCGACCGGTGGGACATCGGCGGCGTCTCGACCGCTTTGCACGCTGACACCGGGGAGGCGACGGTGTTCGTGCACGACGGCCATCCCGGAGGCGCGGGATTCGCCGATCGCGGTTTCGCTGCTGTTGTCCCGTGGCTGGCCGCTACGCGGGAGGCCATTCTCTCCTGCGAGTGCCCGGCGGGATGCCCGTCCTGTGTTCAGTCACCGAAGTGCGGGAACGGTAACGACCCACTGGACAAGGCGGGGGCGGTGGCCGTGCTGGAAACCGTGCTCGGGGCGGTGAGTCTTCACAGTGCCCAGCACGACCACGGGGTGGCTCAGGCTGCGGCGAACTGACCGGCGCCGACGAGGGCGGTCCGGTCGGAACCCCGCTGGTCGAGAGCGCGGGCGAGCACGGAGTGCACGGCGTCGGCGGACGGCAGACGCCAGCTCCACACATCCGGCTTGACCCGCCAGTGCACGACGCCGTGCTGGAACGGCGTGGGCGGGAGCGGGATCCAGCTGCCCTGACCGTGCCAGCGGACCTCGCCGTCGGTGGCGAGCTCCTCCGGGATGCGGTCGGCGACCGTGGTCAGGAACAGCCAGCGACCGTCGGGCGTCGCGACGATCGGCGCGGGGTGGCCGGTCGCGCGAAGCAGGCGGGCGGCACGCTTGCCCAGTTCATCGGGAACCTCGACGGCGTCCAGCACGGTGCCGGTCGCGACGAGCAGGCTGTAGGGCTGCCCGGTCCACCAGCCGGCCACCTCGTTGGGGTGGGCGCCGAGCCGGTCGGCCCAGTCCTCGTGGACGGGCACCGGGCCGGTCCAGGAGCCCTCGGCGTTCGCCTGCGCCGGAAAGGTGCCGGGCAGCACCGGCCACCCGTGCCAGGCGAGACCGATGGCCTCCGCTCGTAGCTCGATGCGGAAGGCGCCCCGCCAGCTGTCCGACCAATCCGTGTCCAACATTTCCGTCCACAACTCCTTGCTTGTTCCACCGCTCGCGGTGGCTGTCTGGTTCCCAATAAACGGCAAGTTGCAAAGTGCCGGAACCCGCCACGCGACAACCGGCTGCTCCCGGGCGACGAGCGACGATCCCCTGCTCGGCGCGGCCGAACGCCGCTCGGCCGCTACTCACCGACGACGAGCGGTTGACGGCGCCGCTCGTCAACCGTGATCTCCAGCACACGTTTCTCCTGCATACCAACGGTTTCCGCCCTCGGGCGCCACTCGCCGCCGCCACCGCCCGTGACCGCTCGGCGCGCGAGGGCGACCGCCCAACCTCCGTCGGCGCACCTACCGTTCGGCGCGAAACCGACCGTTCGTCGCAGCCGCAGCACAAGGCCGCCCTCCCGGGTCGACCTCCAGCGGGCGCCGGTCCGTCGACCAGACCGCCCCGGGGCGATGTGACTCAAGGGACCGGCACGGGCTCGGCAGGCGGCCGGCACCAGCCCACGGCACCCTCAGGGACCGGCACGGGCCCGGCCGGCCACGGGACCGAGCCCGGTGTCGACGACTACCTCGACGAGCGCGTCCCACCCCTCGAAGCGGCAACTCACCACCCGGGCGCCCATCCGCTCGGCCACCCACAGCGCCTGCCCGCAGGCGACATCGCTCCCGTCGGCAGCCTGACCAGCAGCCGCGAGAGCAGCGAGGTCGGCCGCGCCGGCAGCCCGGTGCCGAGCGATCGCTACCGAGCCGAGCCCCCACAACAACCCGGCGACGACCACCAGGCCGGCGATGGCGCACGCGGCCCAGACGGTCGCCGCGCCCCGATCCCGGCCCCGAAGATCCTGGAGCCGGGTCAGCGACGGGACAGGCCCGGGGCCGAAGCTGACCGGCCGGCGCAGATGGATCAGGTCAGGGAGGGGCATCGTCGGCTCCTGGCTCGAGGATGGCGAAGGCGCTCGCCGCCAGGTGGAGCCCGGGCAGAAGCCCGCTAACCGCGGCGGCGCGCACCTCGACGGTGATGCTGTTCCCCTCGGACGTCACCGCGAGCTGCGCGCCCGGCGGGGCGATCTGCTCGACCGCCTGCGCGGCCAGTTGCGGTTCACCCCGGGCCAGGAGGCGCGCCGCCTCGCGGGCTGCGTCGGTGCAGCGGAGCTGACCGGCCACCGCTGTGAAGCCCGCCAGCGCCAGTCCCACCACCACGGTCAGCGCGCACAGCGCGATCGCCGCTTCGACCGTCACAGCGCCGCGGTCCGCGGGGCCGGCGCGCGCTCGTGTCTTCATCAGAACTGCACCGTGAGTGCCTGCTCGACCAGCCCGGTGAGGGCACCGACCACGGAGTCTCCGGTGACGACGGTGTACAGCAATGCCCCGAAGGCCGCGGCGGCGATCGTGCCGATCGCGTACTCGGCGGTGCTCATGCCGTCGTCGGCGGCTAGTACCGGGCGGAGCCAGCGACGCCACCACCGGGGACGGGCGGGGGCTGCGTGGCGGCCGGCGGGCTTGGTGCGGAACAGCATGAGGGTTCTCCTTTGTCTGTTGTGGAGGGTCAGAACACGTTGAGGCGTCCGGCGAGCCCGAGGACCACCGGCACGACCCCGAGGCACACGAAGGCCGGGAGGAAGCAGAGCCCCAGCGGTCCGGCGATCAGCACGCCCGCACGCTGAGCCCGCGCCTCGGCGCGATCCCCGAGCGAGGCGCGTATTCCGCGGGCGAGGTCGGTGGCCGCGTCGGCGAGCGTGGTTCCGCTGCGCGCGGTCCGCTTGGCCGCGCGGGCGAACTCGGCGGTGCCGGCACATCCGAGCGCGGGCACCCACGCTTCGGTCGCGTCGGCGCCGAGTTCGAGCAGACCGGCAGTGGCACGAAGGGCATCCGCTTCCGGCCCCGTCTCGCCATCGGTGACAGCGCGCAAAGCGGCCGGCACCGGTTGCCCGGCGCGCAAGCAGGCTGCGAGCAGGTCCCACGTCGCGGCGAGGTCGAGGGGATCGCTCCTGCGCCGCCGACCGCGCGTGCGCGCGGGCGACTGTGGCGAGGGAAAGAGGTGCGCCAACCGCAGACCTGGGACTGGCCTGCCGGGAAAGGTCAGCAGCGCCGCGCCCAGCAACGCGACCACCAGGGCGGCTGTGCTCATCGTGGGGCTCCCCGGTCTGCGGCCGATGCAACCAGATGCGGCGGGACCAAACCGGGTTGGATCAGCAGTGGATCGGGGCGAGGTGGAATTGCTGCGATCGGCTCGGCAGCAGGAGAGCCGAACCGAAGTGGGGGACCTGGCTCGGGTTGGGGTGGAAGTGTTGTGGGCAGCGGGGCGGGGGTGGGCGTGCTCATCGTGGGACTCCCCGGTCTGCGGCGGAAGCAACCAGATGCGGCAAGACCGCGCCGGGTTGGATCGGCACTGGAACGGGGCTGGGCGGATGTGGCGGGACCAAACCGGGTCGGATCGAAACTGGATCGGGCCGGGGTGGAATTGCTGCGATCGGCTCGGCAGCAGGAGAGCCGAACCGAAGTGGGGGACCTGGCTCGGGTTGGGGTGGAAGTGTGGTGGGCAGCGGGGCGGGGGTGGGCGTGCTCATCGTGGGGCTCCCCGGTTTGCGGCGGCAGAACCCAGATGCGGCAAGACCGCGCCGGGTTGGATCAGCAGCGGTTCGAGGCGGGGCGGAATTGCTGCGATCGGCTCGGCAGCGGATGGGCCGAACCGAAGCAGGGGAACCGACTCGGGTCGGGGTGGTGTCGGCAGCGGGGCGGGGGTGCGCGTGCTCATCGCGGGGCTTCTCCTTTGGTGCTGCAGAGGTGTCAGCCCGCGGGGAGGGCGAGCAGGGGTGGGGGAGGCGTTGGAGAGCGGGAGCGAAGTGGCGGACTGACTCGGGTTGGGGTGGAAGTGTTGTGGGCAGCGCGGCGGGAGCTGGGCGTGCTCATCGTGGGGCTCCTCGTCTTGTTAGGTGGGCGCTCCATGCGCCGCCAGTGGTGATCAGCGCCGTGCCGAGCAGGAGGAGGGCGTTGCCGCTCGGGGTGGCGAACAGGATGTGGGTCGGGTGGGCTCCCATGCCCTCGCCGAGCAGCAGTCCGAAGACGGGCAGGGCGGCGAGGACCATCGCGCTCGCGCGGGGGCCGGACATCGCTGCCTCGGACTGGCTGGTGAACCGCAGCTCGGCGGTGATGTCCTGGCGGACCGCGTCGAGCAGGTCGGCCAGCGGGAGGCCGTGCCGTTGGCTGAGCGACCACGCCCGCGCCAAACGCCTCCGCGCCGCCGACAGTGGTTCGGCCGTCGGGACCGTCGCCAGTGTTTCAGCGAGGTTCCCGCCAAGGCGGGCGGCGCCGGCCACCGCGTCGAGGATCTCGGCGACGGGGCGGGGCGCATCGGCCGCAGCGGACTCGGCGGCCAGCGCGGGCGTGCCGCCGGCCCGGAGGTCCACCACCATCGCGTGCAGCGCCTCGGCCATCGCCCGGCGCATCGCGAGCCCGGACTTCGATCGGCGACGCGCCTGCCACTGGCGCCAGCCGGCCAAGCCGAGCAACGCGCCTGCCGCCCACACCATCGGTGGCACGACGAACAGCAACGGCACCAGCCCGAGCGCGAGCGCCTTCCGCGGCTTCGGCAGTCCGCGGCGTGCCGGAGACGGCGCGAGCACGCCCAGCCGAGCCGCCGAGCCACGCACCGGTGGCCAGCACAAGGCGGCCGTGGCCGCGCAGGCCAGCGAGTGGGTCAGCACGGCTCGCCTCCCCGGGGCAGCAACGCGGAGAACAACACCCGCCGCTTCGTCCACCCACCGTCCTGCCACACCGGAAGCACCCGGACGTCCCCGTTGTCGCTCCGGCTCAGCACGCCGACCTCCGCCAGTTCCCGCTGCCCCGACGACGACCGGCGCATGTGGAGGACGACCTGCACCGCGGCCGCGAGCTGGCTGTGCAAGGCCGCGCGGGACAGGCCGCCCAGCGCGGCAAGCGCTTCCAGCCGGGCCGGCACCTCCGCCGTCGAGTTCGCGTGCAACGTTCCGGCGCTGCCGTCGTGACCGGTATTCAACGCGTTGAGCAGCTCGCACACCTCCTGGCCGCGCACTTCGCCGACCACGAGCCGGTCCGGTCGCATCCGCAGCGCCTGGCGCACCAGGTCACGCAGGCCGACCTCCCCCGCGCCCTCGACGTTGGGCGGCCGGGCGGTCAACCGCACGAACTGCGGGTGCGCGGGCTGCAGTTCGGCGGCGTCCTCAACGCAGACGATCCGCTCGGCCGGGGACACCGCCCCGAGCATCGCGGCGAGCAGGGTGCTCTTGCCCACGCCGGTGCCACCGGTGACGAGGAAGGCCAGCCGGGCGGCGACCACCGACTCCACCAGTTCCGCACCTTCGGCCCCGAAGGCCCCCAGGTCGCGCAACGCGGCGAGGTCGTGCACAGCGGGACGGAGGATCCGCAACGAGATGCAGGTGCCGTCGGCGGCGATCGGTGGCAGCACCGCGTGCAACCGGACGCGGCCATGCGGCCCGAGCCCGGGCAGCCAGCCGTCGACGTAGGGCTGGGCGTCGTCGAGCCGCCGACCGGCCGCGAGCGCGAGCCGCTGGGCGAGACGGCGCACTCCCTCCTCGCCCGAGAAGTGAGCCTCGACGCGGCGCAGCCCGTCGGCCCCGTCGACCCACACGTCGTCCGGACCGGTGACCAGCACATCGGTGACGCCGGGCAGCGCGAGCAACGGTTCCAGCGGACCGGCACCGGCCAGCTCCTGCCGGATGAGCCGCAGGGCGTCGAGCGCCTCCGTGTGCCCGACGGGACGCCCGGCTTCCGCGCGAACCGCGTCCGCCACCGTCGCCGGGTCCGTCCCAGCGCCAGCACCCGCCAGCCGGTGGCGGACCCGCTCGACCAGTTCGGAGTTCATGCCGCCAGCACCTGCGTCGACTGCGACCGCTCCACGATCAGGCGCGCGGTTTCCATCAGCGCGCCGCGTGGACGCGGGAGGAAGTTGCCACGCTCGATCTCCCGGTCCAGCTGGCGTTCGACGGCCATCGACGTCAGCAGCGGCAGCCCGATCGCGCCGGCCGCGACGCTCGGCTCGAGGTCACCCGGCGCAGGCCCGCGGACCACGAGCCTGACCCGGCCGGACGGGTCCCCCAGCTGCTTGACCACCCGACGGGCGGCCAGGCAGGCCCGCATCTCGGCCGGGATCACCACGATCACGAGGTCGGCACGCGCGATGACGGCGAGGCCAGGACCGTCGAGGTGACGCGGCAGATCGCACACCACCGTCCGGCCGGCCCGGCGACCGGCCTCGACCACGGCCGCCACGCCCTGCCCGGTCGGCCCGTCGCCGTTGCGGTGGCAGGACAGGAACGGCAACCGCAAGCCGCGGTAGCGGAACTCGGGCAGCGATTCGAGCAGCGCGGGCATCGACAACCGGCCGGCTCCGGGCCGCAGCTCGGGCCAGCGGAGCCCCTCCGTGTTCTCGGCTCCCAGCAGCGCGTCGATCCCGCCGGACAACGGATCGCAGTCCACCAGCAGCCCGCCGGGATCGGTGCGGCACGCGACCAGCGCCGTGGCCGCCGCCAGGACCGACGCCCCGGCTCCGCCGCGGCCGCCCAGCACGCCGATGATCCGCCCGCCCGACAGCCCCGGCCCGTCCACGACGTCCGCCAGCGCCGACGCGAGCGCCGACTCGTCCTCCGGCAGCGACACGACACCTTCGACGCCGGCGCGGAAAGCCCGTCGCCATGTCCGGGAATCCGGCGCGCCCTTGGTGATCAGCAGGATGCCGGGGCGCCGCGGCAGCTCCACCTCGCCGTCGACGGCCTGCTCGTCGACCAGCACCAGCGGCGCGTCCGGCCACCGCGGCCGGGCGGCGAGCAGATCGGGCGCGCGCTGCGTCTCGCAGCCCACAGCCGCGGCGACGCGCAGGATTTCGTCGAGCATCACCTCGTCGTGGGCGATGACGAGCGGACGAGCGTGTTCCATGACGGCCCCCAGTGGTGATCGGTGTTTGACCTGACTCCACCGTCGTGCTCGCGCCGTGCCGCGACAAGGAGCTCCGGCGGGACCTGTGGACAACTGGGGTCATGTGGACAACTCGCGACCGGGGGCAGCCCGGCACAGCGGGTTCGTCGGTGCGCTGTGGCAAGATCCGCGCCCGCGCGCGGAGAAAGGGGCGACCCCCGCCAGGGGGAGGGCGGGGGTCGCCGAGGGTTCAGCCCCGGGGGGTCGGACTGAACCGCCGGTGGGAACACCGGATGCGGTCCACTGTAACTCCGCCGACCGGCCCGCAACGCCGCCAGCGACACCCACAATTCGGTAACGGCACCGGCAATCGATTTCCGCCGTGGGCAAGGAACTTCCGACCGGGCGACACCGTTCGTGGTCACCTCACCGCCCCCGCGGATGATCTACTCTTATCCTGAAGCAGTGGCAGAACCTCCCAGCTCGCCGCCGGGCGACCGGCGCGCCGCGACCGGAACCGGTGTCGCGGCCTTCTTCGACCTGGACAAGACGATCATCGCCTCGTCCAGCGCGCTGGCCTTCAGCAAGCCACTGTTGCGCGAGGGGCTGATCAGCAAGCGGGCGGCGCTGAAGAGCGCGTACGCGCAGTTCGTCTTCTCCCTGTCCGGCGCGGATGCCGACCGGACCGAGCGGATGCGCGCCGAGATCTCCGCGTTGTGCGCGGGCTGGGACGTCGCACAGGTGCGGGCGATCGTCAACGAGACGCTGCACGACATCGTCGACCCGCTCGTCTACTCCGAGGCCGCCGAGCTGATCGCCTGGCACCAGGCGGAGGGCCACGACGTGATCGTGCTGTCGGCGGCGGGCGACGAGGTCGTGACGCCGATCGCGGCGATGCTCGGCGCGACCGGAAGCGTCGCGACGAGAATGGCCGTCGTGGACGGTCGCTATTCGGGGGAAATCGCTTTCTACTGCTATGGCGAACAAAAAGCGGTGGCGGCGAAACAATTGGCCGCGGAGAACGGTTACGACCTGGCCGAGTGTTACGCCTATTCCGATTCCAGCACCGATGTCCCGCTGCTGGAGACGGTCGGGAAGCCGCATGCCGTGAACCCGGATCGCCTGCTCCGCCGGACCGCGCTCGAACGCGGCTGGCCGGTGCTGGAGTTCACCAAACCGGTCTCGCTGCGGAGCCGGTTCCCGGCGCCGTCGACGGCGACGCTGGCAGTCGGACTCGGTCTCGGGGCGGTCGCCGCGGCGGGCGTGACTTGGTACGGGCTGACACGCAAACGCCGTGGGGGAACGTAGAAGTCTAGTCGCTGAGGGTGCCCGCCTCACCGGATCGAGCGTCTGTACCGGTGCACCCGTCCGACCCCTTGAAGTGACGGCGGTCACTGGGTACAAAGTGAAGTGCGGACGTTGTTCGGCCCAGGACGAGACGAAGATGAGCCTCGTTCCTCCCCGACAACCTCCGTGCGCGGACTCCAGGCACCCACGCGCAGCGCGCCGCGGGAGGCTTGTCGTCGAGGGACTGCGTACCGGGACGCCGGACGCCGAGTCCCCGTAGGTACGACACGAGTTGCAGCTTGGTCACCTGAGCAGTCCGCGCGGGCGGGCGCCGCCGGCACATCGTCGGCGGCGCCCGCGCATTTTTATGTCCAACGGATTAGCCCGCGAGAGTGACGGAACCTGAAAGACACTTTCGGACTCCTCCGAAAGTAAGGCAGTCGTTGACCTCGTCCGGAGCGACTGAGTAGCTTCCCCCAATGCCGGCCCGTCCGTCGGCGATCATCACAGGGGAGGTTCGCGATGCGCCGGAGGAGTCATGTGCTTGCCGCGATCGTCGTGGGGGTTCTCGGCGTGAGCGCGGTCGGCGCGTCCTCCGCCGCACCGGGACGCCAGGACGGCTGGGCCGAGCAGACGCTGCGGCGGATGTCGCTTGAGGAGAAGGTCGGCCAGCTCTTCGTCGCCGACGTCTGGGGCAAGTCCGCCGGCCAGGCCGACGAGGGCAACCGGAAGAAGTACGGGGTGGACACGGCCGCGGAGGTCGTCCAGCGCTACCACCCGGGTGGCGTCATCTACTTCAACAACGCCGGCACCGACAACGTGGACGACCCGGCGCAGGTCGCCCGCTTCTCGAACGGGCTGCAGCAGGCCGCGCTGGCGTCGGGCGCGAAGGTGCCGCTGATCGTTTCGACCGACCAGGAGGGCGGCCGGGTCACGCGCATCGCGGCCCCGGCCACGGAGTTCCCGTCCAGCATGGCCGTCGGGGCAGGCCGCAGCGCCGCGGACGCGCGGACGCTGGCCACGGTGAACGGTCACGAGCTGCGGGCGATGGGCATCAACCAGGACTTCGCGCCCGACGCGGACGTCAACTCCAACCCGCTCAACCCGGTCATCGGCTCCCGGTCCTTCTCCGCGGATCCGGCGCTGGCCAGTGAGCTGGTCGCGGCCGCGGTCGACGGCTACCAGAACTCGGGGCCCGCGACGGAGACGGTGTCCGCGGCGGCCAAGCACTTCCCCGGCCACGGGGACGCCGCCGCCGACAGCCACACCGGGTTGCCGGTCATCAACCACACGGAGGAACAGTGGCGGCAGATCGACCTGCCGCCGTTCCGGGCGGCGATCGACGCGGGCGCCGACGTGATCATGTCCGCGCACATCACCGTGCCCAGCCTCGACCCGTCGGGTGAGCCCGCGACGCTGTCGAAGCCGATCATGACCGGGATCCTCCGGGACGAGCTGCGCTACGACGGGGTGATCACGACCGACTCGCTGCAGATGGCCGGCGTGCGCGAGCTGCACAGCGACGCGGAGATCCCGGTGCTGGCGCTGGAAGCCGGGGTCGACCAGATGCTGATGCCGCCGGACCTGGGGCTCGCCATCAACAGCGTGCTGGACGCGGTCCAGAGCGGCAGGCTGACCGAGGAGCGGATCGACCAGAGCGTCCTGCGGATCCTGAAGCTCAAGGACAAGCGCGGCATCGTGGCGAGCCCGCTGGTCAACCCGCGGGCGGTGAAGCAGGTCGTCGGCAGCGCGGCCAACCGGGACAAGATCCAGGCCATCACCGACCGCACCACCACCGTGCTCCGCAACGACGCCGGCCTGCTCCCCCGCCGGGACCCGGGCAAGGTCGTGGTGACCGGCTGGAACAACCCGAACTACCCCGGCTACCCGGCGGAGCCGGTCCGGGCGCTGGCCGAGCGGCTCGGCGGGACAGCCGTCTCGACCGGAGCCAAGCCGACCGCCGCGAAGATCGCCGAAGCGGTGGCGGCCGCCGGCGAAGCGGACACGGTCGTCGTGCTGACCAACGGGCTGCGCAGCGACACCGCCCAGGGTGATCTTGTGCGTGAACTGCTCGCGACCGGGAAACCGGTCGTCGCGGTGAGCGTCCAAGAACCGTACGACCCGGGCTACGCCGACGTACCGACCTGGGTGGCGACGTACGACTGGCGGGATGTGACGATGGCTTCGCTGGCCAAGGTGCTGACGGGCGAGATTTCGCCGCAGGGCAAGCTGCCCGTCGACATCCCGGCAGGCGACGACGCCGGCCCGATCCGGTATCCCTTCGGCACAGGACTGACATGGTGAGCTTCAACCGGCGCGGGTTCCTGGTCACCGGCGCCCTCGCGACACCCCTCTTGACCGGCGGCTCCGCGCTGGCGGAACCGGCAAGCGTGTTACCGGCCGCGTCGCGGGGGCCGGTCGTCACCGGCGCCGACATCCTGGCCCGGCAAGGCTGGCGCTCGCTCGCCGGCCGCAAGGTGGGCGTGCTGTCGAACCCGACGGGCGTGCTGGAGAACGGCGATCACATCGTCGACTCGATGATCGCCGCCGGCGTCCGGCCGGTCGCCGCCTTCGGGCCGGAGCACGGTTTCCGAGGCAGCGCGCAGGCCGGCGGTTCGGAGGGCGACTACACGGACCCGCGCACCGGCATCGCGGTGTACGACGCGTACGGCGCGGACGCTGCGAAACTGGCCGGGATGTTCACCAAGGCCGGGGTGGACACGGTGGTGTTCGACATCGCCGATGTCGGCGCCCGCTTCTACACCTACATCTGGTCGATGTACACGGCGATGGTCGCGGCGGGCCGCACGGGTGCGGCCTTCGTCGTGCTGGACCGGCCCAACCCGGTCGGCGGCAAGGCCTTCGGCCCGATACTTCGCCCGGAGTTCGCCTCCGGCGTCGGGCTCAAGCCGATCGTGCAGCAGCACGGCATGACCGTCGGCGAGCTGGCGAAGTACTTCGCCGCGGAGCTGCTGCCTGCCGAGGGCGTGCGGCTGGCGGACCTGCAGGTGGTGCAGACCGAGGGGTGGCGCCGGGACACGTTCTTCGCAGGCACCGGGCTGACCTGGACGCCACCGAGCCCGAACATGCCGACGGCGGACACCGCGCTGGTCTACCCCGGCACAGGCATGTTCGAGGGCACCGTGTTCTCCGAGGGACGCGGCACGACGCGGCCCTTCGAGATCATCGGCGCGCCCGGCATCGACTGGCGATGGCGGGACGAGCTGACCGCGCTGGGACTCGCTGGCGTGCGGTTCCGGGAGACCTACTTCGTCCCGACGTTCGGCAAGTTCGTCAACCAGACCTGCGGCGGGGTGCAGCTCACGGTCACCGCCCCGGCCTCGTTCGACGCCATCCGCACGGCGGTGGCCATGCTCGTCACGGCCAAGAAGCTGCACCCGGACCGCTTCGGCTGGCGCGCGGACAACGGCATCGACAAACTCACCGGCTCGGACCGGTTGCGGACGATGGTCGACCGCGGGGCGGGGGTGGACGAGATCGTCGGGTCCTGGCAGGCGGAGCTCGACGAGTTCACCGCCCGCCGGCGGCCGCACCTGCTCTACTGGTGAGGCCGGCGTGCGAACGGGCAAACTACTGGTCGCGGCGGTGCTGACCGTTTCCGCCCTCACCGTCCCCGGAGCGAGTACCACCATCACCGAACAGGCCCACACCGGGCGGATCGACCGTCCGCAGTACGAATTCGCACCGGCCGACACGGTGCTGCGCCCGGGCGCGCCCGGCGAGGTGGGGCTCGATCCGGCGCCGCTGCTGGCCGCCGAGCAGTTCCTGACCGACTGGGCCGAACCGGACCCGGCCTCCGGGCACCCTCACTTCTCCGGCGCGGCCGGGATCCTGGCGCACGACGGCGTGATCGTCGAGGAGACCGCGACCGGCGGAGCGCTCCGGTACGCCGACGTCGCGGGCGCCGAACTCCCGCCTGACCAGCAGGTGCCGGTGCGCGCCGACACGATCTTCGACCTGGCCTCGATCACCAAGGTGTTCACGTCCCTCGTGGTGATGCAGCTCGTCGAGGACGGCAGGGTCGCCCTGGATCGGCCGGTCGCCGAGTACCTGCCCGAGTTCGCGGCGAACGGGAAGCAGGCGGTCACCGTGCGGCAGTTGCTCACCCACACCTCGGGGCTGGCCGCCGACCCGCGCCCGTCCCTGTGGGAGGGCTACCCGGACATCCCGTCGCGTCGGAAGGCGGTGCTCGACAGTCCACTGGTGAACCAGCCGGGCACGACCTACCTCTACTCGGACATCAACCTGATGACCCTCGGCTTCCTCGTCGAGCGGGTCGCCGGGCAACCGCTCGACGTCGTGGTGCGGGAGCGGATCACCCAGCCCCTCGGGATGACCGACACGGCGTTCAACCCGCCCGCGGAGAAGCTCGGCCGGATCGTGGCCACCGAGTTCCAGGCCGATCCACCACGCGGCATGGTGCGCGGCCAGGTCCACGACGAGAACGCGTGGGCGCTGGGCGGGGTGTCCGGTCACGCCGGCATCTTCTCCACGGCGCCGGATCTGGCGGTGCTCGCGCAGACGATCCTCAACGGCGGCGCCTACCGGGGCGCGCGCATCCTGCACCCGGAGACCGTGCGGGACATGCTGACCGACTACAACCAGGAGTTCCCCGGTCACGCGCACGGCCTCGGGTTCGAGCTGGACCAGCAGTTCTACATGGGCGCGCTGTCCGCGCCCACCACCGCGGGGCACACCGGTTTCACCGGCACGTCGCTGGTCATCGATCCGGTGTCCCGGTCGTTCGCGATCCTGCTGACCAACCGCGTTCACCCGACCCGCGACTGGGGTTCGATCAACCCGGCCCGCGAGAAGTGGGCGAGCTCGCTGGCCGGAGCGAGGTGAACCGGGGCCGGCTGTAGGCACAATTGCCCGCGGCCGGACAGGTGATCTTTCGGCGCGCGGGCACCCACCGTGCATCCGGGTGGTGTGCCACCAGCCAGTGCCAACGAATTTCGGACACTCGCGTCCGTCACGGACAGCTACCGAACGGCTGCTCCATTCGTACTTAAAGTGCGCAGAGCCGCGTCATACGATCGTGGCGGGGAAGTCCCTATCACT carries:
- a CDS encoding HAD family hydrolase, whose product is MAEPPSSPPGDRRAATGTGVAAFFDLDKTIIASSSALAFSKPLLREGLISKRAALKSAYAQFVFSLSGADADRTERMRAEISALCAGWDVAQVRAIVNETLHDIVDPLVYSEAAELIAWHQAEGHDVIVLSAAGDEVVTPIAAMLGATGSVATRMAVVDGRYSGEIAFYCYGEQKAVAAKQLAAENGYDLAECYAYSDSSTDVPLLETVGKPHAVNPDRLLRRTALERGWPVLEFTKPVSLRSRFPAPSTATLAVGLGLGAVAAAGVTWYGLTRKRRGGT
- a CDS encoding glycoside hydrolase family 3 protein; this encodes MLAAIVVGVLGVSAVGASSAAPGRQDGWAEQTLRRMSLEEKVGQLFVADVWGKSAGQADEGNRKKYGVDTAAEVVQRYHPGGVIYFNNAGTDNVDDPAQVARFSNGLQQAALASGAKVPLIVSTDQEGGRVTRIAAPATEFPSSMAVGAGRSAADARTLATVNGHELRAMGINQDFAPDADVNSNPLNPVIGSRSFSADPALASELVAAAVDGYQNSGPATETVSAAAKHFPGHGDAAADSHTGLPVINHTEEQWRQIDLPPFRAAIDAGADVIMSAHITVPSLDPSGEPATLSKPIMTGILRDELRYDGVITTDSLQMAGVRELHSDAEIPVLALEAGVDQMLMPPDLGLAINSVLDAVQSGRLTEERIDQSVLRILKLKDKRGIVASPLVNPRAVKQVVGSAANRDKIQAITDRTTTVLRNDAGLLPRRDPGKVVVTGWNNPNYPGYPAEPVRALAERLGGTAVSTGAKPTAAKIAEAVAAAGEADTVVVLTNGLRSDTAQGDLVRELLATGKPVVAVSVQEPYDPGYADVPTWVATYDWRDVTMASLAKVLTGEISPQGKLPVDIPAGDDAGPIRYPFGTGLTW
- a CDS encoding exo-beta-N-acetylmuramidase NamZ family protein encodes the protein MVSFNRRGFLVTGALATPLLTGGSALAEPASVLPAASRGPVVTGADILARQGWRSLAGRKVGVLSNPTGVLENGDHIVDSMIAAGVRPVAAFGPEHGFRGSAQAGGSEGDYTDPRTGIAVYDAYGADAAKLAGMFTKAGVDTVVFDIADVGARFYTYIWSMYTAMVAAGRTGAAFVVLDRPNPVGGKAFGPILRPEFASGVGLKPIVQQHGMTVGELAKYFAAELLPAEGVRLADLQVVQTEGWRRDTFFAGTGLTWTPPSPNMPTADTALVYPGTGMFEGTVFSEGRGTTRPFEIIGAPGIDWRWRDELTALGLAGVRFRETYFVPTFGKFVNQTCGGVQLTVTAPASFDAIRTAVAMLVTAKKLHPDRFGWRADNGIDKLTGSDRLRTMVDRGAGVDEIVGSWQAELDEFTARRRPHLLYW